Proteins encoded in a region of the Pirellulales bacterium genome:
- a CDS encoding TolC family protein gives MRFSNTNRDKSAVAAAFLCGILLAAAGCGIPKLHPPLPGPEVPPTFNGSNDPENSAQVPIAEFFNDPLLISLVDQALWGNQELRILAQDIAIAQNEVWRRSGAYLPFLTFGANASYDKLSTFTPLGSDLSQITTPVGGPFPNPLPDFLLAGDITWQIDVWRQLRNARDAQSLRYLGTIDGRNYIVTRMVAEIAENYYRLMGLDKQLETLDGTIALMEQSLALAKAQKEGARGTELGVQRFLAEVRKNQSQKLIVRQEIIQTQNRINFLCGRYPQLVERISARFLELQLQALRVGVPSQLLLNRPDIREAERNLQAAGIDIRVARASFFPKVIITSGVGYEAFQPQFLFYTPESLIYSVAGGLVAPVVNRRAIQAEFLNANARQLQALYEYQRTVLNAFTEVVNRVSKVQNYSQSIELKFQQLASLESAVDVANKLFQNARIEYLDVLTALRDRNDARIVLIETKQEQLSAIVNAYQALGGGWRYVGGPIQLPPPGFQGPLPPPLAPPLAPPARPAEEIAPPQPGPVVGPAQGGPAMQAPGKNEPVIQGPVQGGPSPMPPPDGAKGPRRQGPMVQPLPPPSAVGRGASSPQNPRAG, from the coding sequence GTGAGATTCTCCAATACGAATCGTGACAAGAGCGCTGTGGCGGCAGCGTTTCTATGCGGCATATTGCTGGCTGCGGCCGGCTGTGGAATTCCCAAATTACATCCACCACTCCCGGGACCTGAGGTACCACCCACGTTCAACGGATCGAATGATCCGGAGAATTCCGCGCAGGTGCCGATTGCTGAGTTCTTCAATGATCCACTGCTGATCAGTCTGGTCGATCAGGCATTGTGGGGCAACCAGGAACTGCGAATCCTCGCACAAGACATCGCGATCGCCCAGAACGAGGTATGGCGTCGGAGCGGTGCTTACCTTCCGTTCCTCACCTTCGGGGCAAACGCATCGTACGACAAGCTAAGCACGTTCACCCCCCTGGGCTCTGACCTGAGCCAGATCACAACCCCCGTCGGCGGCCCGTTTCCGAACCCGCTGCCTGATTTTCTTTTGGCGGGCGATATCACGTGGCAGATCGACGTCTGGAGACAGTTGCGCAACGCGCGGGACGCCCAATCGCTTCGCTATCTTGGCACCATCGACGGTCGGAACTACATCGTTACCCGCATGGTAGCGGAGATTGCCGAAAATTATTACCGTCTGATGGGGCTGGATAAGCAACTGGAAACCCTGGATGGCACCATCGCCTTGATGGAGCAAAGCCTGGCACTAGCCAAGGCACAAAAAGAAGGTGCTCGCGGGACCGAGCTAGGCGTCCAACGTTTCCTGGCCGAAGTTCGCAAAAACCAAAGCCAGAAGCTGATCGTGCGGCAGGAGATCATTCAGACGCAGAACAGAATCAACTTCCTCTGCGGTCGTTACCCACAGCTTGTCGAACGTATATCGGCTCGTTTCCTCGAGTTGCAGCTACAAGCGTTGCGTGTTGGTGTTCCCTCGCAGTTGCTCCTCAATCGACCAGACATCCGCGAGGCGGAGCGTAACTTGCAAGCGGCCGGGATCGACATCCGAGTCGCCCGCGCCAGCTTCTTCCCGAAAGTCATCATCACTTCCGGCGTAGGCTACGAGGCCTTTCAGCCACAGTTCTTGTTCTACACTCCCGAGTCTTTGATCTATAGCGTCGCGGGCGGGCTGGTCGCTCCGGTCGTCAACAGAAGGGCGATCCAGGCCGAGTTTTTGAACGCGAACGCTCGGCAGTTGCAGGCCCTGTACGAATACCAGCGGACGGTTCTGAACGCCTTTACCGAAGTGGTCAATCGCGTGTCAAAGGTGCAGAATTACAGCCAGAGCATCGAACTGAAATTCCAGCAGTTGGCGTCCCTCGAATCGGCAGTTGACGTCGCCAACAAGCTCTTCCAGAACGCGCGTATCGAATACCTCGATGTGTTGACCGCCCTGCGTGACCGCAACGACGCAAGAATCGTCTTGATCGAGACGAAGCAGGAACAGCTTTCGGCCATCGTGAACGCCTATCAAGCCTTGGGTGGCGGTTGGCGGTATGTGGGCGGACCGATCCAACTGCCGCCTCCTGGTTTCCAAGGGCCGCTGCCCCCGCCGCTTGCCCCGCCCCTTGCCCCTCCGGCAAGACCTGCCGAAGAGATTGCCCCGCCGCAACCGGGCCCGGTGGTGGGACCAGCGCAAGGCGGACCTGCCATGCAGGCCCCTGGAAAGAACGAGCCCGTGATTCAAGGCCCCGTGCAAGGCGGCCCGAGCCCGATGCCTCCGCCCGATGGTGCTAAAGGACCGCGGCGGCAAGGCCCTATGGTACAGCCGTTGCCTCCGCCGTCGGCTGTTGGCCGTGGAGCAAGCTCACCGCAAAACCCTCGCGCCGGGTAG
- a CDS encoding response regulator encodes MMAELEKVKILVVDDKPDKLLALQAVLEELGQTVLSAHSGPEALRLLLTENFAVILLDVNMPGMDGFETAALIRQHPRCEHTPIIFITAFPDDAFAARGYSLGAVDFILTPVVPEILQTKVAVFVDLYRMSRQVEQQAAQRVTLAQEHAARLAAERANRAKSEFLANVSHELRTPMNAIIGMTDLALTDSPAPAMREYLEAVKSNAAVLLELLNELLDLAKLESGKFVLERTSFSLHEMLSELIPSAHYRAEQKGLTFVTAVSPDTSARFLGDPLRLRQVLDNLLSNALKFTDQGSITLTVTVDSTTAQEASLRFAIRDTGIGISQADQERIFAPFTQVDASTTRRHGGTGLGLAIVKELVAAMGGQISLSSTPQSGSEFAVVVPLAYAITRSAQKAVPIGMGATQAAAGSAPDSPGAQLHVLVAEDTRTNQEIVRRALTRRGHKVEIAEDGRQAVNLVSQSHFDVILMDLQMPIMDGFQATAAIRALPAGKDVPIIALTAHALSEDRDRCKSAGMDDFISKPLDIHQLAAAVETAYRRPEGCGHACHS; translated from the coding sequence GAACTTCGCCGTCATCCTGCTGGACGTCAACATGCCCGGCATGGATGGATTCGAGACGGCGGCACTGATTCGGCAGCATCCTCGCTGTGAGCACACGCCGATCATCTTCATTACGGCGTTTCCCGACGACGCCTTCGCGGCGCGCGGGTATTCGCTGGGCGCAGTGGACTTCATTCTGACGCCCGTCGTCCCCGAGATTCTGCAGACCAAGGTGGCGGTATTTGTCGATTTGTATCGGATGTCGCGACAGGTCGAGCAGCAGGCCGCACAACGCGTGACCTTGGCGCAGGAGCACGCAGCCCGCCTGGCCGCCGAGCGCGCCAACCGCGCCAAGAGCGAGTTCCTGGCAAACGTCAGCCACGAGTTGCGGACTCCGATGAACGCCATTATCGGCATGACTGACTTGGCGCTCACTGATTCCCCTGCGCCCGCCATGCGTGAATACCTGGAGGCCGTGAAGTCGAACGCCGCCGTCCTGCTGGAGTTGCTGAACGAGCTCTTGGACCTGGCGAAACTCGAGTCCGGAAAATTCGTCCTGGAAAGGACCTCTTTCTCGTTGCACGAAATGCTCTCCGAGTTGATCCCCTCCGCGCATTACCGGGCCGAGCAAAAGGGACTCACGTTCGTGACGGCAGTTTCGCCGGACACTTCTGCTCGTTTCCTGGGCGATCCGTTGCGCCTGCGTCAGGTGCTCGACAATCTGCTCTCTAACGCGTTGAAATTCACGGACCAAGGATCGATAACGCTGACCGTTACGGTCGATTCGACGACCGCGCAAGAAGCTTCCCTCAGGTTCGCGATTCGCGACACGGGTATAGGCATCTCGCAGGCCGACCAGGAACGGATTTTTGCGCCCTTTACGCAAGTCGATGCCTCTACGACGCGCCGCCACGGAGGAACGGGACTGGGCCTGGCAATCGTCAAGGAACTGGTGGCCGCGATGGGAGGGCAAATCTCGCTCAGCAGTACGCCGCAAAGTGGCAGCGAATTCGCCGTGGTGGTGCCGCTTGCTTACGCGATCACACGATCGGCTCAGAAGGCGGTACCGATTGGTATGGGAGCCACGCAAGCGGCGGCTGGTTCGGCGCCCGATTCCCCAGGTGCGCAATTGCACGTTCTGGTGGCCGAAGATACGCGAACCAACCAGGAAATCGTTCGCCGCGCGCTGACGCGGCGCGGGCATAAGGTCGAGATCGCTGAAGACGGGCGCCAGGCCGTCAACTTGGTGTCGCAGTCGCACTTCGACGTCATATTGATGGACTTGCAAATGCCCATCATGGACGGCTTTCAAGCGACCGCTGCGATTCGCGCCCTGCCTGCTGGCAAGGACGTGCCGATCATCGCGCTCACGGCACATGCGCTCAGCGAAGATCGCGATCGCTGTAAGTCAGCCGGTATGGACGACTTCATTTCGAAGCCCCTTGATATCCATCAGCTTGCGGCGGCTGTCGAGACTGCTTACCGCCGGCCCGAAGGGTGCGGTCACGCCTGCCATTCGTAG